The sequence CCCATATATATTGATGATTGTAGGTATTGGACATTTTGTAATTTACTTCTTTATAAAGGATGTTCGATTTACTCTAAACACAGAGGAAGAATCTGTTTTTGTAAAAAATAAACTTGCTGACAACGATAATAGGTAAACAGGAATTGAGTTGCATAGTATAGGACCAGGAGAGATGATATAATTATAAAGATGATATTTAAGTAATAGGGAGAGAGCTATGGGGAACAAACATAAGAAAAAGAAGTCACATCTTCCCTTTCGGTTGAATGTATTGTTTTTTGCGATATTTTTATTGTTTTCTGGCTTAGTGCTACAGCTAGGGGTTGTGCAAATTCTATATGGGGCTGATGCACAAGAAGAAATTGATAAGACGACAAATCAAACAACTAAAGTACCTGTACCAAGAGGCAAAATGTATGATCAATACGGTAATATAGTAGTGGACAATGAACCTATGTACTCTATCACATATACACCTATGAAATCACCTAGTCAACAACTCCATTTAAGCATTGCTAAGAAGTTGGCAGAAATGATTGAAATGGATACAGGAGACATTACCGTTAGAGATAAGAAGGATTATTGGATCTTAACACAAGAATCACCTTACGAAGATCGTTTAACAAAAGAGGAGCAAACATATACAGATGAAGAAGCGCAAGCAGAAAAATCAACACCGTACGAGCTTCTTTTAGAAAGAATCGATGTAAATAAAGACCTTAATTATAGTGAAAAAGAGAATGAAATCATCGCCATTAAACGAGAATTAGATCGAGCGTATTCCTTAACGCCACATGTTATTAAGAACGAGGGTGTAACTCAACAGGAATATGCAGTGGTTGCAGAGCATTTAAATGAACTACCGGGAATTAACGTTACCACAGACTGGAAACGAAAATACCCATATGGGAATTCACTTAGAGATTATCTTGGTAGTATAACCTCTGAAGGGTTACCAAAAGATGAACTTGATTATTTCTTATCCCGTAATTACAGTCGTAATGACCGCGTGGGTTCGGGTGGAATTGAAAAAGAATATGAGATGGTTTTAAAAGGTCAAAAGAAGCAAATCCAATATACTACAGACCGTAATGGTAACCTTGTTAATGAGAAAGTCGTACAGGAAGGTGAACGCGGTCAAGATTTAGTTTTGAATGTGGATATGGAATTGCAAAAGATAATGGATGAATCTATTCGTAAACACTTAACCATCGCAAAACAAAAGTTTCCTATAGAAAACAAATATATGAAGGAAGCGATGGCCGTAGCAATGGATCCGAACACTGGTGAAGTATTGGCTATTTCGGGTCAAACCTACGATGAAGAAGAAAACGAGTTTTATGATAGTGGTGTAAGAGCAGTGAATGCTCCAGTATTACCTGGTTCCGCTATAAAGGGAGGAACGATGCTTGCAGGTTATGATTATGGAGTAATAAGTTATGGGGAGCAAATTTATGATAATCCAATTAAACTAATGGGAACTCCTTCAAAAAGTTCTTATCAAAATTTGGGATTAGTTTCTGATATTGAAGCTCTTAAGAAGTCATCCAACGTTTATATGTACCACGTTGGGATGAGAATTGGTGGCGATCCTAGTTACCAACCCAACGAGAAACTTACTTTTTATCCAGAGCGTTTTCAAGTATTTAGAAATTACTACAGTCAATTTGGCTTAGGTGTCAAAACAGGCTTAGATATTCCTAGCGAAACGGAAGGTTCTGGTCAACAGAGTGATAATTTCCGAGGTGGTAATATAATGGACCTTGCAATCGGACAGTATGATACGTACACCACAATGCAGTTGGCACAATATGTATCAACAATTGCAAATGATGGTTACCGTGTCCAGCCTCAGATTGTAAGTGAAATTCGTGAGCCAACTACAGAAAGAGAGCAACTTGGACCTGTGGTTCAATCGAATAACACCAATGTGTTAAACCGAGTAACAATGGATGAAAAATATATCAATCGTGTCCAGCAAGGATTTAGAGAGGTGTTTACAAACGGAGGTACAGCCTACACATACTTCAAAGATGCTGATTATGACGCAGCAGGTAAAACAGGTACTGCGCAAGCTAGTTATTGGGAGCCTATACGTGATGGTGAAGGAAATGTAATGGAATATAAAGAGCGTAAACTTGAAAATTTAACACTAGTAGGATACGCGCCATATAATGATCCAGAAATTGCGTTTGCAGTAGTAGTTCCCTATACAGGCATTGTGAATGGGCAATATCAAACAAATAAAATGATCGGAAGAGATCTTTTAGATGGATACTTTAAATTAAAAGAAGAACGAAAAGAAAAGGAAAGCGTTAAAGATATCTCAGAAGAAAAGAAACAAGTAAATGAACAGTAGATGAATAATTATATACAACAGAAAATGCATACTAATAGATGTCCTAGGACAAAATATTGCGAGTCAAGCAATATTTTGTCCTTTTTTTATACTTAATATAAGAAAAAGGTAATCAAGCAGATGCCCTTTTTGTAGGTTTTTGCTGAAAAGTTTACATCATCTTTTAACTAATTTACACAACCTTAACATTTTGTTCATATGTACTTAAAAGTGTCTAGGTAAGATGTGAATTGTAAGTTGATCAAGGGAATCAACCAACAAAATTCAACAAACATTTTAGGGGGCAAAAGAAATGAAGAGTTTCAAGAATTTAGCGCTATTACTTACTCTTGTATTCGCTCTTACTGCATTAGTTGCTTGTGGAAGCAGTGAAGGTGGAGACAGTGCAGAAGGCTCTGGTGATGAAGGACAAGCAGATTCAAACGGCTCTGAAGGCGGCGAAAGTGAAGAGCTTTCTGGTACAGTAAAAGTTGCAGGTTCCTCTACTGTTTATCCAATGGCAGTTTACATTGCAGAGCAGTATCAAAGAGAACAATCCAGCGTTCAAGTAACAGTTGACTCAATTGGATCTGGCGGTGGATTCAAGAAATCTACTAAAGGTGAAATCGACCTTTCTAACGCCTCTCGTAAAATTAAAAAAGAAGAAAAAGAAATTGCAAAAGAAAATGGTGTAACTCTTGAACCACTAACTCTTGCTTATGACGGTCTTACTGTTGCAGTAAGTACAGAAAATGATTTCGTTGACAACCTTTCTGTTAAACAGCTTAAAGAAATCTTCTTAGCTGACAGTGGGAAAACAAAATGGTCTGACATTAACTCTGAATGGCCTGACAAAGAAATTAAGATCTTCGCTCCTGGACATGATTCAGGTACATTCGATTACTTCAACGAAGCCATTCTTGAAGAAAATCCAATGCGTGAAGACAGTGGTGTAACACTTTCTGAAGATGACAACGTACTTGTACGTGGTATTAAGAACGACAAATACGCTATCGGATTCTTCGGTTATGCATACTATACTGCAAACAAGGACTCTCTTAAAGCTCTAGGTATTCAAGATGGCGAAGATGCTGAAGCTGTAAAACCAAGCCCTGAAACAATTCAAGATGGTTCTTACACTCCACTTTCTCGTCCACTATTCACTTATGTAGTTAAGAGTAACTTAGAAAAACCACAAGTTCTTGATTACACGCTTTTCACTCTAAACAATGCTGGCGCTGCAGCTGAGAATGTAGGTTATGTAGCACTTCCAGATGATGAATATCAAGAACAAATTGATAAAGTTAAAGAATGGGCTCCATCAAACTAAAAAGAAAACATCTAAATCAAAACTCTAAATAGTTTAGGTGAGGGGCAACTAGTGTCACTAGTACCCCTCGCTTTTGCTATGTTGATGAGATGAAAGGAGTTTTTATGAATTATGGCTTCTAACTCTAATGAGAAGACAGAACAAACTTCAATTAGTAAAAGAATAGAGAAGAACAGACAAAATAACGGCTCTCTAAGGTTTATTGAGAAAATGGTCCCTAAGCTATTATTGTTAGCATCAATCTTATCGGTATTAGTTACAGTTGGGATATTATACACTTTATTAAGTGAAGCTGTAACATTTTTTGCAGAAGTGAACATCTTCAGCTTCTTATCGGGGACGGATTGGCAACCATGGCAGGGGTCATTTGGAGTGTTAGGATTAGTAAGTGGAACTTTATTAATCACCGTAATTGCTATGATTGTAGCCATACCAGTCGGTGTGGCATCAGCTATTTTCTTGAGTGAGTATTCGAGTGATAAGTGGAGAAGAATTTTAAAACCCCTTTTAGAGGTACTAGCAGGTATCCCTACAGTTGTTTATGGTTTCTTTGCGTTAACCTTTGTAACTCCAGTCCTAAAATCTTTTATACCTGATTTATCTTTCTTTAACGCATTGAGTGCTGGAATTGTTGTAGGTGTTATGATTATACCAATGATTGCATCGTTAACTGAAGATGCTATGAGTGCTGTTCCAAATGAAATGCGCCAGGGGGCATTGGCATTAGGATCTACTCGTTTAGAAACAACACTTAAAGTTGTTTTACCTGCATCTCTATCCGGCATAGTAGCTTCATTCGCTTTAGGTATTTCCCGTGCAATAGGAGAGACGATGATCGTTGCCATTGCTGCAGGTGCAACACCTAAATTTACGATGGATCCTACACAGTCTATTCAAACAATGACAGGATACATTGTTCAGGTTGCAAAAGGGGATGCTGGTTTCGGTAGTACTATATACTACAGTATATATGCAGTAGGAGCTACCCTATTTATCTTTACTCTAATTATGAATCTATTAGCTCAATATATTTCTCGTCGATACAGAGAGGAGTATTAAAGTATGAACTATATTGACGAACAAGTTGTCCAAAAAAACATGGG is a genomic window of Pontibacillus yanchengensis containing:
- a CDS encoding peptidoglycan D,D-transpeptidase FtsI family protein, with amino-acid sequence MGNKHKKKKSHLPFRLNVLFFAIFLLFSGLVLQLGVVQILYGADAQEEIDKTTNQTTKVPVPRGKMYDQYGNIVVDNEPMYSITYTPMKSPSQQLHLSIAKKLAEMIEMDTGDITVRDKKDYWILTQESPYEDRLTKEEQTYTDEEAQAEKSTPYELLLERIDVNKDLNYSEKENEIIAIKRELDRAYSLTPHVIKNEGVTQQEYAVVAEHLNELPGINVTTDWKRKYPYGNSLRDYLGSITSEGLPKDELDYFLSRNYSRNDRVGSGGIEKEYEMVLKGQKKQIQYTTDRNGNLVNEKVVQEGERGQDLVLNVDMELQKIMDESIRKHLTIAKQKFPIENKYMKEAMAVAMDPNTGEVLAISGQTYDEEENEFYDSGVRAVNAPVLPGSAIKGGTMLAGYDYGVISYGEQIYDNPIKLMGTPSKSSYQNLGLVSDIEALKKSSNVYMYHVGMRIGGDPSYQPNEKLTFYPERFQVFRNYYSQFGLGVKTGLDIPSETEGSGQQSDNFRGGNIMDLAIGQYDTYTTMQLAQYVSTIANDGYRVQPQIVSEIREPTTEREQLGPVVQSNNTNVLNRVTMDEKYINRVQQGFREVFTNGGTAYTYFKDADYDAAGKTGTAQASYWEPIRDGEGNVMEYKERKLENLTLVGYAPYNDPEIAFAVVVPYTGIVNGQYQTNKMIGRDLLDGYFKLKEERKEKESVKDISEEKKQVNEQ
- a CDS encoding PstS family phosphate ABC transporter substrate-binding protein, giving the protein MKSFKNLALLLTLVFALTALVACGSSEGGDSAEGSGDEGQADSNGSEGGESEELSGTVKVAGSSTVYPMAVYIAEQYQREQSSVQVTVDSIGSGGGFKKSTKGEIDLSNASRKIKKEEKEIAKENGVTLEPLTLAYDGLTVAVSTENDFVDNLSVKQLKEIFLADSGKTKWSDINSEWPDKEIKIFAPGHDSGTFDYFNEAILEENPMREDSGVTLSEDDNVLVRGIKNDKYAIGFFGYAYYTANKDSLKALGIQDGEDAEAVKPSPETIQDGSYTPLSRPLFTYVVKSNLEKPQVLDYTLFTLNNAGAAAENVGYVALPDDEYQEQIDKVKEWAPSN
- the pstC gene encoding phosphate ABC transporter permease subunit PstC, which gives rise to MASNSNEKTEQTSISKRIEKNRQNNGSLRFIEKMVPKLLLLASILSVLVTVGILYTLLSEAVTFFAEVNIFSFLSGTDWQPWQGSFGVLGLVSGTLLITVIAMIVAIPVGVASAIFLSEYSSDKWRRILKPLLEVLAGIPTVVYGFFALTFVTPVLKSFIPDLSFFNALSAGIVVGVMIIPMIASLTEDAMSAVPNEMRQGALALGSTRLETTLKVVLPASLSGIVASFALGISRAIGETMIVAIAAGATPKFTMDPTQSIQTMTGYIVQVAKGDAGFGSTIYYSIYAVGATLFIFTLIMNLLAQYISRRYREEY